The sequence below is a genomic window from Patescibacteria group bacterium.
TGATTAAAAGGTCTGGCAAAATTATCCAAGGTTTCATTTAAACCTTTAATAGAAAGGTAACGAACACTGGCTGCTCCCAGTATCTGGGCTATTTCTTTTTCACTATGATTGGCCGCAATAAGCTCATCATAAGTCGGAGTGTCAATACCGTAATAGCAGGGAGCCTTGATCATGGGAGAGGGAATACGAGTGTGTATTTCTAGGTCCTTTTTTTGACCGCCCAAATTAGACCATTCTTCTATAACCATACTGACCAGAACTTTTAATGTCGTCAACCGCACGATAGAATCATCAACAATAATGATTTTCACTGGGGTTTTAATCTGTCTTGTCTGGATTTTGCCAATCAAAGAAGAGAGGAGAGAGGGCATCAGGCTGTATTTGAGCCGGGATTTACGTTCGCGGTGACCTTCTTTTTCAATAAAAGTTCGGGTTATATAAGGTGTATGTACGAACAAAACTTTATCATTGAGGTTTCCTCCTCGAGCAAAACCTTTAGCGGCCGGGATGCCTGAGTTTGGCACTCCAACTACAATTCCCTCTTCAAGGGGTTGCTCTTGATAAAGTTTTCTTCCCAACTCATAGCGAAAAGCGAAAAACTCTTTTTCGCCTATACCAAAAAGGCGGCTGTCTGGACGAGAAAAATAAATCCATTCAAAGGGACATCTTTGCCCTGGTCGTTTAGGCTCTACTAATTGATGTTTTTTTATTTTACCGTCCAAGGTAAAAATAATCAGCTCTCCCGGCTTTACTTCACCTTCTACTTTAGCTTCTGATTCATGAAAAGCACAACTCTCGGAAGCAAAAACCCAGCTATTTTTCCAATACCCATAGACTAAGGGGCGAAAACCATAAGGATCGCGAAAAAGATAAAGTTTATCATGAAAGGTTAAGGCTGTTGAATAAGCTCCTTTAGTAGTCAGCATAAAATCTCTTATCGCTTTAGTAAAATTCCTTCCATTTTCTTCTGCTAAAAGACTTATTTTTTTGAGAATAATTTCTGCATCATTAGGCATTACTATTTCACCTTGTCGATTGCGGCTACTTAAAAGAAAAACTTCTTTATCTTCTAAACATTTTCTCTCCTGATCAAGCAAAGGTAAATCTCCGTTTGAACAAACAACTCTTCTTCCTTCTAAAAAATCCATCCATTGAGGCTGAGCACAACGCATACTTTTGCTGCCGGCTGTAGCGTAGCGTGTATGTCCAGTGGCAATTAAAGGCTGAAAATCTCTGAAAGATTTCAAAAATTTATCATTAAAAACAGTGCTTACTAAGCCATATCCTTTAATAATATCTTCAATATAATCTCCATTCGAAAAAGCAGCGCCACAGTTTTCCTGTCCCCGGTGCTGCAGGAAAAAACCCATCAAAGCAAAAAAGGACGCCAGTTCTTCATTCCATTTTTTAGCCACATAGCCAAATACTCCACACATCTTACTTCCTCCTTTTCAAAAAATAAAAAATTCAACTTTCAAAGTTCAAAAGAGCTTTTTATTTTATAATCCCTACCCATCCTTGTCAAATACAAAAAGCCATGTTATAATGCTTTTACTTTATCAATCACTAATAAAAATAATTATGCCGATTAAAAAAGCAGCCATTAAAGCCATTAAACAAGACAAGAAAAGAAAAAAAAGAAACCAGAAAGTAAAAAATAATATAAAAGAATTGCGCACAGCTTTTCGCAAAGCCATAGAATCAAAAAATAAAAAAGAATCTGAAAAGATTTCCAAAAAACTCATTAAAGCTTATGATAAAGCCAGTCAGCATAAAAGTATCAAAAAAAATACAGCTGCTCGGAAAAAATCACGGCTAATGAAGAAGTTGAACAAACTTAAATCTTAAATAATAAATATTTATTTAAATAAAAAGTGGGTTATTTAATTATAAGCCACTTTTTAGTTATTGGGCCAAGCGACGAGTAAGAGCGTGATTTTTTGAGCCTAGAATATAAACTAAAACACTGCCCAATGACCATACCAACCGCTCCGCCCGACATCTTTTTAAGGCTAATAGTGCGGCGATTCAAAAACTTTATTCCATTTCGACCCCCTCGACTCTCTCACTTTATTCGTTCGCTCGGGGCAGGCTGAGTGGAGAAATCTCACTAAAATATTCATAAGGATCTCTCCTTTGTATAGTGGCGTAAAGAAAATAAACCGGACTAAAGTCCGTATGAAAATAATATTTTCTTTTTTCTTAGCCACTTCAGATGTG
It includes:
- a CDS encoding amidophosphoribosyltransferase, with protein sequence MCGVFGYVAKKWNEELASFFALMGFFLQHRGQENCGAAFSNGDYIEDIIKGYGLVSTVFNDKFLKSFRDFQPLIATGHTRYATAGSKSMRCAQPQWMDFLEGRRVVCSNGDLPLLDQERKCLEDKEVFLLSSRNRQGEIVMPNDAEIILKKISLLAEENGRNFTKAIRDFMLTTKGAYSTALTFHDKLYLFRDPYGFRPLVYGYWKNSWVFASESCAFHESEAKVEGEVKPGELIIFTLDGKIKKHQLVEPKRPGQRCPFEWIYFSRPDSRLFGIGEKEFFAFRYELGRKLYQEQPLEEGIVVGVPNSGIPAAKGFARGGNLNDKVLFVHTPYITRTFIEKEGHRERKSRLKYSLMPSLLSSLIGKIQTRQIKTPVKIIIVDDSIVRLTTLKVLVSMVIEEWSNLGGQKKDLEIHTRIPSPMIKAPCYYGIDTPTYDELIAANHSEKEIAQILGAASVRYLSIKGLNETLDNFARPFNQERNFCNACFTDRYPTEVEPRV
- the rpsT gene encoding 30S ribosomal protein S20; protein product: MPIKKAAIKAIKQDKKRKKRNQKVKNNIKELRTAFRKAIESKNKKESEKISKKLIKAYDKASQHKSIKKNTAARKKSRLMKKLNKLKS